In Thermoanaerobacterium xylanolyticum LX-11, the genomic window TGATCAAAGGTATTTTGCATATTTCAAAAGAAATGAACTATGAAGTTATAGCGGAAGGTGTAGAAACAAAAGAACAACTTGGTATGTTAAAAGAATGGGGTTGTGATAAGATACAAGGTTATTATATATCAAAACCTAAAACTTCAAAGGAGATAGAATTGATGTTCAATAATAATTGATCTGCATGTTCGAGTAAATTTTATATAGGATTCATTTGATATAGTGACAACAGAGAACTTATGTAACAAAGTTAAGATAAATTGCGATCAGAGATTCTGCACAAAATGGAATATTATTATTTATATGCAATTTAGTATATTACATTGGTATAAAAAGGATGTGCCGACATGATAAATATAATGGTTTTGGGCTTATATTCATTAGAGAGACAGGCATTAACAAGTTTAATTGAAAAAGATTTAGGTATGAATGTAATAGCTAATGCAAAAAAAATTGCGGATATAAGTACTATTTATTATCCGGATATAATAATTATTTGTGATAGCAGTTCATATAATTATTGTCTTGAACAATTTCGGTATATAAAAAGTAAAAAGATGAATAGCAAAATAATATTGCTATTTTCAGTGCGCCCGGCATGGGCGATAACTTGGCGGTGAAAGTCCGCTGTGGGCTTGGTAGTGGGAACCACTAGCTGAACCGCAAGGGTGTCCATCGTGAGGTGGAATCTGAAGGAAGCGGTAGGCAAAATCTCGGTCTGAGGAATACGAACCAGATAAGAGGCTGAATTGGGGCGGACGAGTTTGCTGAACAAAACGAAGTCCAACACTACCCGAACCCCATACAGTAAATCTGGCAGATAGACGAGATGAAGGTTATCGTTCTTACCCGGGGAGGTCTCAAGGATAAGTCATTAAAGTGAACTCTGAAATGACAACCCATGCAGTGATGTATGGCTGAACCTTGAGAAGTCAGCAGAGGTCATAGTACTTATCTAGTCATGAATAGATAAGGAAGGACCGAACATTAGGAGGTTTTGGAAATCTTATGAACTCGAAAGATATGCAGAGACTGCAGACAACTCAACAAAGAGGCTATCCGCTCAATCAAGAAATGGAATTTCAAGAGAGAGCGGAAGTGCATAGTATATCATCGGCGTCAAAAGATAGAAGAAACAATGTACAAAGATACACCAGTAATATGCTTGAAATGATACTAGACCGAGAAAACATGAAAGAAGCATACAAACGAGTAGTTGCAAATAAAGGAAGCCATGGAGTCGATGGGATGGAAGTAGATGAACTTCTACCGTATCTCAAAGAAAACTGGCCGACCATAAAGCAACAATTACTGGAAGGAAAATATAAACCACAACCAGTGTTGAGAGTAGAAATACCAAAACCAGATGGAGGAACAAGACTACTAGGGATACCTACAGTACTAGACAGACTAATACAACAAGCAATAGCCCAAATACTAAGTGGAATATACGACCATACATTCTCTGATAACAGTTATGGTTTCAGACCTAGACGCAGTGCAAAAGACGCAGTAATAGCCGCAGAAGTATATATAAACGAAGGATGCACATGGGTAGTAGATATAGACTTAGAAAAGTTCTTTGACAGAGTAAACCACGACATACTAATGTCCAAATTAGAAAAGCGGATAGGAGACAAACGAGTACTGAAGCTAATACGAAGATACTTAGAATCAGGAGTAATGATAAATGGAATCAAAGTAGCAACAGAAGAAGGGACACCACAAGGAGGGCCATTAAGTCCGCTACTAGCAAACATAATGTTAGATGAACTAGACAAAGAACTAGAAAGAAGAGGACATAAATTCTGTCGATATGCAGATGATTGCAACATATACGTAAAAAGCAGGTCAGCAGGAAACAGAGTAATGAAAAGCATAAAGAAATTCATAGAAACCAAATTAAAACTAAAAGTCAATGAAACAAAAAGTGCTGTAGATAGACCATGGAAAAGAAAATTCTTAGGATTTTCGTTTTATACAAAAGAAAACGAAGTAAGAATAAGGATTCAT contains:
- the ltrA gene encoding group II intron reverse transcriptase/maturase, with the translated sequence MNSKDMQRLQTTQQRGYPLNQEMEFQERAEVHSISSASKDRRNNVQRYTSNMLEMILDRENMKEAYKRVVANKGSHGVDGMEVDELLPYLKENWPTIKQQLLEGKYKPQPVLRVEIPKPDGGTRLLGIPTVLDRLIQQAIAQILSGIYDHTFSDNSYGFRPRRSAKDAVIAAEVYINEGCTWVVDIDLEKFFDRVNHDILMSKLEKRIGDKRVLKLIRRYLESGVMINGIKVATEEGTPQGGPLSPLLANIMLDELDKELERRGHKFCRYADDCNIYVKSRSAGNRVMKSIKKFIETKLKLKVNETKSAVDRPWKRKFLGFSFYTKENEVRIRIHEKSIKRFKEKVREITNRNKGISMEYRIRRLNQITTGWVNYFGLADAKGIMKALDEWIRRRLRACIWKQWKKTKTKYDNLIKLGVEKQKAWAYANTRKGYWRISNSQILNMTLTNKYFEDIGYRSLSKRYLIVH